GGATCTGGCCATGAAGCTTATCGGGTTGAAAACGGATGAGTAGCAGTTGTCCACTGCCCCCGTTATACGGCAATAGGAGTCAGAGCGAACACACGGCCATACCGTGCTGCTGTCGCGGTGTCTCCATTTTGCAACGCTTCACGCACATCATCAAGCTTGTACGCATCTTCAATCGATAGGTAGGGAGACCACGCGTCGTCCGTCACCAACAGCTCAACATCGACTTCTGCCAAATATCGTCCTTCGTGAATCAGTTTCGTTCGCGGTTGTTTATTCATGTGGCGATAAGTCGCACCGATTGTTGACGCCGGTCTCGATTTTGAGACTAGGCCGCCCCTCGTTCCGTACCGACGTCGGCACTCTCGTACAGTTCCTCAGGGGCAATGTCCGCACCGTTCGGCCAGGCGACCGTCCAGCCATCGAGGAAGAATCGCCGAAAGTACTTCCTGTCTTTCAACGGCTCAAAGACCGGCCCCTTCAGATAGCGTCGGAAGTCGATCGTTTTTTCCGAATTGTCATCGAAGGTGACATGAATCCGGTAGCCGCCTCGATATTCGGCTTTGGTCACACATGGGGTCCTGTTCATGACGCGTCCTCCCTCGCAATTATCGCAACAGCGGAAAGCTTGAACAATCGTTTTGGCCGTTCCGTAGTGCATTTTCTCAGGCCGTTCCTTGAGAAAGCAGCCTCAGCCTCCGATTCTTAGCTTTGTAGGTTTCTATGCTGCCATGCTTTTCAAGGATACTGACGTTTCGCATGGTGCGCTTTTCAAATTCCTCGCGAGGCTTGCCACGGGTTAGTACTCCTACCTCCTTAAGCACGCGGGAGGCAAGTGAATGAATAGTGCACGACTGATTAGGGCAGCTGGACAAAACCCGCAGAATCGCATCCTGTATCTCGCTCGAGGTTATTTCATCTGGTCGGCGGCTTGATGTTCTGAAGTCGGCCTCAGATTCGTTCGATGATTCGTGTTCGTCATCAGTCTCATCTTCATCTTCGGCTACAGGGCTCTCCAAATCAATGTCAGGGGCCGAATCCATCCGTCGTGAGTTTGAGAGAATGCCTCTCTCCTCCAAGGCTACCCATAGTCTTGCAAGGGCATTATCTTTATTGGAATAGAAGGCCGATTCTCTCACGCTAAAGAATTTCCAACCGCATCGTTCCAAATCGCGCTGGCGTTGCATGTCGGCTTCATAACGGTCAGCTCCATGCCAATGGTCGCCATCGCATTCTACGGCCAAACGTGCCTGACCACCTTCGACCACAAGGTCAATCCGCTTGCCCGCAAATTCGTATTGAGCGAGCACGGTGAAGTTTTTGCGCAGAAGTTCCAGAGCAACGTCCACTTCAAACCAGCTTTCAAACGGCGCGGGGGGCTTCACAACACCCCGGTTATCCTGGGCTGCCCGCTGCTCCAGTTCATCTCGTTCGATTCCCGAAATCTGCTGTGGCCTCGTGTTCTCGAAGTGTTCCAGCAATCGTCGTCGAAGACAGAATGGGCTCAGATCATTACATGTGACGGAATGGTAGAGAATCATCTGATCACGGGCGCGGCTGGCCGCGACATTAAAGCGTCTTTCGTCCGCCGCTTTTGTCAGAGCCCCAATTCGTTCGTTACTGGCCGCGACGAGCGACAGGACCATAATGTCGCGCTCATCTCCCTGAAAACTGTAGGGGTTCCCGCAGACCAGGCGACGCCGTTCCATTTCCTCAGCGCCCAATTGTTCGAGTAACTGATTCTCAATCAATGCCGCTTGTGCCTCGCCCTGAAGAACCACAACTCCCATCGACTTGCCGTCGTATCGGCTGTCCCCGCACATCTCCACGATCCTCTCGACAATGGCTTTGGCCTCCGGTCGATTGATAGCGCGATTGTTGGAGCCTTCCCGATACCCGCCGCTCACAAAAACATGATCGAGCGGCGGCAGCCGATTCGGACTATACTGCCTCAAGGGAATCAGTGGGGTATCAGAATAGCAAAGATCATTGCTGAAGCGGATAATCTCCGGCATGCAACGAAAATGCTCGCGGAGCGTGATTCGACTGGTTCCGTAACGGAGTTTTCCATGATCGAAAAGGCTGACATTGACATCGAAGTATTCTTTGAAATTGAAATCAGACAAGTATTCGTCTAGCAACTTGTTAATTGGTGCGGTATCTTGAAATTCTCCAGTGGGACTGATCTGTTTATCATCTCCGACGATTAGTATCGTTTTTCCGAGATAAAAGAGAGGTAATGCTTCAAATCCACACTGAGAAGCCTCATCAACTATAATTACGTCAAACATACCAGGCGCGGGATTTACTGTGTCCCAAATGCGGTGAAGAGGCATCACCCATGCCGGAACGGCATCCTTGCATTCAGTTAGACTTCGCTGAGCCGCCTGACGCTTTCGAAAATCGCGTTTGCCTTTGCCAGTTTTGGACAGGGAATTGACGTTCTTACACCATGCCTCCATGTGCCGACGATGCGACTCCTTCATTCGTTCGAAACAGAACGACCAGGCATGATGCGAAGCGAGTTTCGCAATAACGGTGTTTATGCTTATCCGGTTGACTCCGAAACATACAGCCTGTTGTAGGGAGTAGGGCCGTGACGTGTAGCCAGCCCCAGAAGTGTTTGGAACGCCGCCATGGGGGTACGGCGCCGGTTGAACCGAAAGGTGAACTCATCGAGGTACACCTGCAGGTGCTGGGTGCCAACGCCGTGATGAGTGCCGCGAAGCCAGGTCTTGAGGTTCCCGAAAACGCGGTGAATGCGTGGCAACACCTTCTCCGCACGTTTCGGATCCCCTGGGTGCGCGGACGATGGCGATATCCCATCGTCGCGAGGGGGCGTAACTCGGCCAGCCATCGGTGACGACGATTGCCTCCCGCTCGACGTGTGCCTTCACGAAACCCGTCAGCGAGGGGCCCGAGGCGTCCGGAACCACCTGGAGACGGACTCTCCCCGAGGCCTTACCGCGCACCTCGACGGCCGCCGCCACCAACGCCTTGTCGAGGAGCTGTCGGCCGCCCCGCAGGCCGACTTCCTGGCCTCCCACATAGGTCTCGTCCACCTCGACCTTGTCGTGCAACGGCTCGCGGTCGGGGCGGACCATGGCCCGCCGGAGCTTGTGGAGGATGGCCCAGGCGGTTTCGTAGCGGCCGATCCCCAATTGCCGCTGGAGTTGGAGTGCCGACAGGCCAGGGGTGTGCGTGGTCACCAAGTACGCGGCCCAAAACCAAAGAGTCAGCGGCGTACGTGTCCGATGCAACACGGTCCCGGCCGTGACCGAGGTCTGGTACCCGCAGGCTTTGCACTGCCAGAGTCGCCGCCGCGGCAGCTCAAAGGCCTCCGTGTGCTGGCATCCTGGACAGCGATACCCTTCTGGCCACCGACAGGCCGCAAGGTAGGCGCGGCACGCAGCTTCGTCCCTGAAGCTGCGCCTGAAACTGAGCCAGCGTTCTCGGGAAGTCTGGGCGAGCCACCCTCAGACACTACCGATGGGGGTACTCGGAGTCAACCGGATAAGTATTACGGTGTTTATTTCGTCTTCGATCTGTTTAGCACGCTTAGCGAGCGCCGGAACATCTTCCTGCCGAATGTAATCATCGATCCAGTATCGAGCCTGCGCCCAATGCCACGCGTCCGCAATATGCTCGATTCGTTCCTCCCAATAAGGCTCGTTGTAAGTCCGTTCCAAGCAATCGGTTAGACGCGGTAGTTGTCGACGTAATTGTGATATGGCTTTATCCAGCCCTTGAAGGCATTGACGTTGTTTCTCCAAGTCCTGGATTGTGTTTCCGCTCTGTGTGAAGCCATCGACGTCACGGCCCCGAATTGCGGTCAGCACGTCGCTTACCACCGGATGTGCGTTGGGTCTGGTGGCCAAGCCGGAAACTGGAATCTCAACACATTTGATTTCATCGGCGGTGAGTCGCTTGCGGTTACGAGCCAGTGCGAGGCGGCATGAGAGGATAGTCTTCTCAATCTGGAGTTCATCAGCCCATATAGGTTCGCCTATCGCCGAACAACACCCTATCGCTTCACGACATTTGGTAATAAGTCCTTCAAGCGACAAGGCATTTTCGAGTGCTTCGCAGTGCGCTTTGAGTGAGGTCAGTTGCAGAGCATAGGGTCCATGAACTCTGTCACTCCGTCCAATCCAGAATCTCCATGCCTTCTCACATTCAATGCGAACGCGGAGCGTGTCAGCAAGAAGTGAGAAGTGTTCAGTTGTCGTGCAAGTATGTCCGCCAATCCTGGCCGACTTGATCACATACAGTCGCTCTTTCACCAGCTTTGGCCGAAAGGGTCCCCAACCTAACTTTCCGCCGTTATCCATGTGTTGTTCCAGTTGCCGAGCGTCTTCATGCAGCGTTCTGATATCGATAGTATCCGGGAACTCGATGCTAGTGTTGTCCGCAGTAGCAATGAGTACTTCGACTGATGAAACTGTCCCCTGTGTGACACGGAGAAGTTGGCGCCATAGGGACGGATTGCCGCTTAGGATGTCACGCACGGCCTCGTTTAGCCAAGAATGCGCCATCGTCAACAATCTTTTCCGAGTGTCGCGAAAAGTAGACAGAGCATTACAAACCGCCTCGATAGTCGCGGAATTGCTTTTCACCAACAGATCGGCAATGCGTCCATCAGCTCCGTTTTCCGAGTTCCGCTCTTCTGCTATCGCACTGGACTCGCTCCTCACCAGTTCGGCAAAGCGTTCCGAGGATGGCAGCGCCTCAGGCCATGCAAGCTCCAAATCCCTGCGTCTCTCCACAGTAAATCGCCGAAGAGACACAAGAACGGTGTATAGATCGTTAGCGGATAACGGACAAGCTTGGCCTAAGGGAACAGCATCAATGAACCATTCATGAGTGGCACGATCGCGATTTACGGCCTCGGCGATTCTAGCGGCTGTCCCTCGATAGGTTCCCTCCGCGATAGACTGAATATGCGTTTCGGATTCTCGGATATCGCGCAGTCGCCGGCTGACTTTTGCCTTTTCCTCGCGTAGCTTCCATAGATACCCTTCAAGTTCCGTGCGCTCTCGCTTGGCGTGATTCTCATTCCACTGCGCATTCTTGCGAAGAATGCCGCCAACGCTGGACTCGAGCGAGCGCCGTTCCTCAAGTCCGCTGCCAAGCAGATTGATGCAGAGCGGTCGCAATTCCTCAGGAAGAAGTCCCTCAAGAACCTGAAGGGCGCGTGGCGTCTTGGCCGTAATCAGCGTACGTTGTCCTGTTGCAAGCAGATGGCAAATCAAGTTTGCGATAGTATGGGACTTCCCCGTGCCAGGTGGCCCTTGCACCAAGATCCCGCTTGACGACCGGATCTTGTCAACAATGCGGCGTTGCTCATTATTCGATGGCTTCGGGAAAAAGACTTCCCCACCAAATTTAATGTCCGTTTCTTCTGGTCCATCGCTCGGTTCACGACTATCGTTCGGACGAGTCTCCGCAAGGTCCGCGAATTCACCGGGGATGGCTTCACCCTTTGAGATTTGCTCCTTGATCCGTTTTAAGGTTTCGGTGAGACCTCTGGAAGAACGCTTACGCAAGATTAAGGCGGGGGCATACTCGACAACGGGCTTTTTCAAACCACGGATGCTTTTCGCCTCCAACGAGTCGTCATAAGTGCCTTGCGAGTCGAACAAATGCACTAACGTTTGGAGTACGCCTTTAACACAACTGTTTTCCCATGGAT
The Nitrospira sp. DNA segment above includes these coding regions:
- a CDS encoding DUF2442 domain-containing protein; protein product: MNRTPCVTKAEYRGGYRIHVTFDDNSEKTIDFRRYLKGPVFEPLKDRKYFRRFFLDGWTVAWPNGADIAPEELYESADVGTERGAA
- a CDS encoding AAA domain-containing protein encodes the protein MSDFNFKEYFDVNVSLFDHGKLRYGTSRITLREHFRCMPEIIRFSNDLCYSDTPLIPLRQYSPNRLPPLDHVFVSGGYREGSNNRAINRPEAKAIVERIVEMCGDSRYDGKSMGVVVLQGEAQAALIENQLLEQLGAEEMERRRLVCGNPYSFQGDERDIMVLSLVAASNERIGALTKAADERRFNVAASRARDQMILYHSVTCNDLSPFCLRRRLLEHFENTRPQQISGIERDELEQRAAQDNRGVVKPPAPFESWFEVDVALELLRKNFTVLAQYEFAGKRIDLVVEGGQARLAVECDGDHWHGADRYEADMQRQRDLERCGWKFFSVRESAFYSNKDNALARLWVALEERGILSNSRRMDSAPDIDLESPVAEDEDETDDEHESSNESEADFRTSSRRPDEITSSEIQDAILRVLSSCPNQSCTIHSLASRVLKEVGVLTRGKPREEFEKRTMRNVSILEKHGSIETYKAKNRRLRLLSQGTA
- a CDS encoding AAA domain-containing protein; this translates as MIRLVDYLTRLALLRSKLIRDIAEYEKVLWISDVPHERGCFTQAWGHDEEHEPDEWLEVQQRREPELPAVPAQCKDWVKRSSLRNKNDLPDLLPEITRQILNPAWHEGSDQPETITHTELLADHPEVREAWDRYIEDEWFPWTEEHNAWEKVHKVYSTLFAIYQEQLRIGEEYELVLGLGLLTWQTPTGQHVRRHLVVADAILEFVASLGKFIVRPHTEGTKLRPELDMLDIEEQPARAEETAEASLVRAENDPWENSCVKGVLQTLVHLFDSQGTYDDSLEAKSIRGLKKPVVEYAPALILRKRSSRGLTETLKRIKEQISKGEAIPGEFADLAETRPNDSREPSDGPEETDIKFGGEVFFPKPSNNEQRRIVDKIRSSSGILVQGPPGTGKSHTIANLICHLLATGQRTLITAKTPRALQVLEGLLPEELRPLCINLLGSGLEERRSLESSVGGILRKNAQWNENHAKRERTELEGYLWKLREEKAKVSRRLRDIRESETHIQSIAEGTYRGTAARIAEAVNRDRATHEWFIDAVPLGQACPLSANDLYTVLVSLRRFTVERRRDLELAWPEALPSSERFAELVRSESSAIAEERNSENGADGRIADLLVKSNSATIEAVCNALSTFRDTRKRLLTMAHSWLNEAVRDILSGNPSLWRQLLRVTQGTVSSVEVLIATADNTSIEFPDTIDIRTLHEDARQLEQHMDNGGKLGWGPFRPKLVKERLYVIKSARIGGHTCTTTEHFSLLADTLRVRIECEKAWRFWIGRSDRVHGPYALQLTSLKAHCEALENALSLEGLITKCREAIGCCSAIGEPIWADELQIEKTILSCRLALARNRKRLTADEIKCVEIPVSGLATRPNAHPVVSDVLTAIRGRDVDGFTQSGNTIQDLEKQRQCLQGLDKAISQLRRQLPRLTDCLERTYNEPYWEERIEHIADAWHWAQARYWIDDYIRQEDVPALAKRAKQIEDEINTVILIRLTPSTPIGSV